The Crocosphaera sp. UHCC 0190 DNA segment GCTTATCAGGCTACCAGAACTATTTTGAGTTTTTGTCTATCTAATTACAAAAAGACAAATTGATAAAGAAATACGGGAATATATTGCAGCAAACTATAGAAATTCTTTAACATTTCGTTGTCTCCTCCACACTGCGGTTTGTTTCTCTTGTCTTAAATAACTTATCTGATTTGGGGGGAATTTTTCATCCTGATCGGGATAAAGTTTTATTACAAAATAATCTCAGACAAGTTAAGGGAAAATCGAAAATAAAAATAATTTTCGTATACGCTTATACTTTAACTGATTTCCTTCGGATTTGTGTAGGGAGGGGTCATAGTTCTTAACAGTTTTTTAACAGTAGTGGGGTTGTGGCAGGAAAAGTTTTGCAGAAATTGTGAGGAGTCTTCTAGGGACAGGTTTTTGACACAACTTCATGATCCCAACCCATATGTTGAATAAATTCACCCAGATCAGGAAGTAATTATAAATCACCAAAACGCGCTTGATATTCTTTTAATTTAGCTTCTAGAACCTCTGCGCGTTGGCGTTCTTGTTCTGCCCGTTCATCACCAATTAATAATAAGTTGCCTTGGTTATCCCACCAACGTAACCATAATTGATTTTGATAATTTCCTTGCCATAAGCCTAATTCTATACCTAAAATTGATAGGGAAAAATGACCTCTTTCATTGGGTTTTATGGGGTGATAAGAAAAATCTTGGAGGTGATAAACTTCTAGTTTATGAGTTTTAATTTCATAAATTCCGTAGTAAGGAATACGAATGATTCTTTCATAAACCCAAAATTTACCAGGTTTGGTAATTTCTCCGCTATTAGAGATAGATAAAGGGGTTTGATCTCGTTCTTCTTTTCCATCACCACTGGCAAATTCTAAGGCAATTAATGGGGCCATAAATTCTCGCCACAACACATAAGAACGACGAATTTGACCGTCTAAAAGTGACGGAACGTTCGGTACATAAAACCAATCTGGGGTGATCGCACCTTGTTCGGGAGGTTCTGTTTCTCGCCAATAAATCCCGCAGTCTTGTCCTATCGTATAATTACCATCAGGATGAAGTTGTTGAAGGAGGGAACCCAAAGAGTCAGTTAATAAGATGCTTTGAGGATGTTCTTGAAAGTTTTTCACAAAAGTACCATCGGACTCTGGTAATTGAGTATGATCAGGAAAGGCCGGGGGAATGTCTAAAGAAATAGGAGTTTGAGTCATGATGCAGTCAGAAATTATCGCACACTAACTATTTTATATTCTACTATTTCATTTATTGTATTTTTATAAATGACCGTGAATTTTTAACAATGATCTATTAAGATAACTAATAAGTGATTGATTGTCCTAAAAGTCGGAAAAAATATGTCTGTTACACCTAAAAGCTTCGTTGTGGCTGAACCAAGATCTTTCTATCAACTCAACACACTATCCCCCCAATGGATTGAGGTTTTAGTCGATTGTCCGGGGGTACAAGGATTATATACTTATAAAATACCCCTGAATCTTACGGTACAACCAGGAGATATTGTTAGTGTTCCTTTTGGGACACAAATTATTGGGGGTATTGCTATTAGAAAGGTTGATTTTTTACCTGATGATCTTGATTCTGGCCAAATTAAAGAAGTTGATGATGTGATTACATCAGGGTTTTTTCCTCGCACTTATTGGCAATTATTAAATCAAGTTTCTCAATATTATTGTACTGAATTAATCACGGTAATTAAAGGGGCATTACCCCCAGGATTATTAGGTAAATCTCAGCGTCGGATTAGACTAAAAATAGACAGTATTCCTCCTGGGGCTGAAAATTTTTGTAGTCCCGTTGCTGGGAGAATTTTGAGTTTATTACAGTCCCAAAAAGAGGGAGACTATAGTGTTAAATATTTACAGCGTCAAATTAGAGGTGCGAGTCGAGGAATTCGAGAACTCAGTAAGCGCGGATGGATTGAAAGTTATCTAGAAACTCCCAAAACCACTAAAATCAAACAACAAAAAGCGGTGACTTTATTGGTTGATAATTTTCCGATAGATTTAACGCCTAGACAGTTAGAAGTATTACAGGTATTGCGTCATGAAGGGGGAGAATTATGGTTAAATGATTTATTAAAATTATCTCATTCTAGTTCTTCTGTTGTGCAAGCATTGGCCGACAAAGAATATGTAATTATCGAATATAGAGAACGCTTAAGATTATTACAGCATCCTGATGAAAAACGGGATCAAGCTAAAGGTTTAACAACGGCTCAAACTCAAGCATTAAATATTATTAATACTTTAAATAATTACGCTAAAATTCTCTTACATGGGGTCACAGGTTCAGGAAAAACAGAAGTTTATTTACAAGTGATCGCTCCTTTATTAGAACAGGGAAAATCCGCTTTAGTCTTAGTTCCTGAAATTGGCTTAACTCCTCAATTAACAGATCGTTTTCGGGCAAGATTTGGGAATAAAGTTTGTGTCTATCATAGTGCTTTATCGGATGGAGAAAGATACGATACTTGGCGACAAATGTTAACAGGAGAACCTCAAGTTATTATTGGTACGAGATCAGCCGTTTTTGCCCCCTTACCCAAGTTAGGATTAATTATCTTAGATGAGGAACATGATTCTAGTTTTAAACAAACCCAAATTTCCCCGACTTATCATGCAAGAAATGTCGCTCAATGGCGCGGAGAATTAGAGAATTGTCCCGTAATTTTAGGCTCAGCAACGCCATCATTAGAAACTTGGATTTCTATTAAAAATCCTCAACCATCTTCTAAGCATAACTATCATTATTTATCCTTACCTGAAAGAATTCAATCCCGTCCTTTACCCCCTGTAGAAATTGTCGATATGAGGCAGGAATTAAAACAGGGAAACCGTTCTATTTTTAGTCGT contains these protein-coding regions:
- a CDS encoding Uma2 family endonuclease encodes the protein MTQTPISLDIPPAFPDHTQLPESDGTFVKNFQEHPQSILLTDSLGSLLQQLHPDGNYTIGQDCGIYWRETEPPEQGAITPDWFYVPNVPSLLDGQIRRSYVLWREFMAPLIALEFASGDGKEERDQTPLSISNSGEITKPGKFWVYERIIRIPYYGIYEIKTHKLEVYHLQDFSYHPIKPNERGHFSLSILGIELGLWQGNYQNQLWLRWWDNQGNLLLIGDERAEQERQRAEVLEAKLKEYQARFGDL
- the priA gene encoding primosomal protein N'; the protein is MSVTPKSFVVAEPRSFYQLNTLSPQWIEVLVDCPGVQGLYTYKIPLNLTVQPGDIVSVPFGTQIIGGIAIRKVDFLPDDLDSGQIKEVDDVITSGFFPRTYWQLLNQVSQYYCTELITVIKGALPPGLLGKSQRRIRLKIDSIPPGAENFCSPVAGRILSLLQSQKEGDYSVKYLQRQIRGASRGIRELSKRGWIESYLETPKTTKIKQQKAVTLLVDNFPIDLTPRQLEVLQVLRHEGGELWLNDLLKLSHSSSSVVQALADKEYVIIEYRERLRLLQHPDEKRDQAKGLTTAQTQALNIINTLNNYAKILLHGVTGSGKTEVYLQVIAPLLEQGKSALVLVPEIGLTPQLTDRFRARFGNKVCVYHSALSDGERYDTWRQMLTGEPQVIIGTRSAVFAPLPKLGLIILDEEHDSSFKQTQISPTYHARNVAQWRGELENCPVILGSATPSLETWISIKNPQPSSKHNYHYLSLPERIQSRPLPPVEIVDMRQELKQGNRSIFSRSLQEALSNLKQRKQQGILFINRRGHSTFVSCRSCGYVMECPHCDVSLSYHYTHEGATELLRCHYCNHTQLQPPKCPECSSPYLKFFGSGTQKVTQELMREFPDLRPLRFDSDTTSTKGSHRRLLTQFSRGEADILIGTQMLTKGLDLEQVTLVGVVSADGLLHLSDYRAAERAFQTLTQVAGRAGRGNEPGQVIIQTYTPENSVIQAVKNHDYQRFIEEELPRREELNFPPYGRLILIKLSGLDSIEVQQTAEVLGEFFVENISPGCEILGPAPATIMRVARRYRWHILLKFESDSEVIIPNMKQLHQLCPQSVSLSLDIDPLRID